The region ATGAGCAAGAGATTGGCTTCACTGGTCACCTGATATTCCTGCTGCAGCCACATCAACAAACACTGGGTGCAGCAGCAGTAAGCTGTCACTGGAGCTGCTGGGAGCACGTACAGCTGATCCTGGTATTTTCCTTATAGGAAGCCTATTATTTCAGGAAAATAATGATGGACGGTCCTTCTAATTCTTCTTCTGAGGATTGTTAGGATCCCAGTAGGGCTAGTGAATTTTGCCTAAAAAAAAGAGATTTTAGAGAGTCAGTAGTTTGGCCTCCTCCAATCAAAAAGTGATGGCAAATAACTTTTAATGGAGTAACATCCCCTTTACTTCTGTATTTTCCCTTCTCACACATGCCATCTGTCTACACCCCTGTAGGCAATGAGCTTTTCTGCTGTTTGTTCTGTCACCTCTGTTCAGCCTCGGCCCGCCTTATACAAACATGTCTGCCCTGGCTGCAGTATAATGGGCACATAAACTGCGCTGCTGTACGTCTGTATACTATAGAGCGGGACTAGTCTTGTGCTATGACCGATCTCTGACTTTATGGTGGTAGAAGTCCGATATACACTGCGATACTTTAATTTTCCCTCAACTCATTCTTTATGCCTAAATCTTGTCTTTGCAGTGTCCATTTGACAATGGTGGTCCCTGAAAGTTCCCCTGGCATTCAGCATGACCGCATGAGGAGTGACACTATGATGGAAGGAGAAGGCAAAGCTGACGCTAGTTCCGACCTAAAAGAAGTCCGCAAACTGCACGAATTGGTCCGAAGGCTGGAAATTCAGAACCAGCAGTTACGGGTGAAGAAGACTCTGCAGAGCACAAGCCACGATCCTGGCGTGGATCCGCACCTCTCCGCTCTGCACTGCTCCGGAGTCATGAACAGTATGAACATTCAGCCGGAGATGGGAGATCTGCAGATCATCCCGAACCTGCACAGCAAACTGGAGCAGATCCACTCCGAGAAGGAGAACATCCCCCGCCTACGGGCGGACTCGCAGTATGACAAGGTGTGCTCCGACTCCAAGCCAACCGCTAAGGAAGGCAATCACTGTGACGCCGACGACAGCTCCTACATCAGCCTGGACGTCAGCGGGAGAACAGAGGAAAGCGTGGGCAAGATGTCGGGGAGGAGCTCCAGCGGGGATCTAGTGGCTTTCTTGGATGAAACTGCACTGGATGAGGTGGAGGTCCTGGAGTTGGGCTCGAGCAGTGAAGACGACGAGGACTGCTGGTACGTCCATGTTTATGGGGGGTTGTAAGCACTGTCTGACCCTTTAAATATTACAGGTCAGATTAAAGCTCCGAGCAGACAGACTAATATTGTAGCTGGAAATATCCACTAATGTAGAAGCAATTTGCTTCTCTGAAATATTTAAGCCCGCGCCTGCGTCAGCACGGGGATAAACGTCCCTtgacctagtttttttttttttttttttccttaggctGCAATACATTATATTTTATTTGCTTGTAAACCAGTATAATAGATAGTAGGTTTTTGCTTTTTATGTCCCCTCTTGTACAGAAAAACCTTTATAATGATTGACTGACTATAGGAAAGGTAAAGACTTAAAAGTCCCTAAAAGCTTAAGagggtgcataaaaaaaaaaaagtcccatttgttagagaaacagcgccactcttgcccCATTGCCTGTTCGGGGGTATTGCAGCTTATCTCTGTTCTTTCCATTCAGACTAGGCCTTCCTTCCAGATACAGCCCACGGATGAGTGGTGGAGTCTAAGGCCAAAAAACAGGTGTTTGGTCAAATGTCATACAACCCCTTTACAGGGGTTGCACCAAGTAAAAGGGATAACTTATTGATCTCTGGGGGTCTCACTattgggacccccaccaatcatgAGACCCATCTGAATGGAACAGAGGTGCTCACACTCTATATATGTGACTACATAGGTGAATATGCTTTCCTTAACCGTTTTCCTGACCAAGTGCATTTTTGAGGTTTTTCTATGTGTGCTTTTAACGGTTCTCAATTTTTTTCTCTTTCAGATACTTAAATAATTTTCCATATATACTCTGATCACCCCATAAGAGACCTGTGGTGTTGGTGGTGGGGGTTATTTTAACATATTTAATACTTTTTATTGCTGGTTCCCCTCTAACTGCGGCTGCTATATTAGCCCTAGTTACATGGAGAATTCAGCTTCCTGGCTGCTTGGCAgaactgacttttttttttctaggacCCATCAGTGTATATAGTGATCACAGACATGACAAACCATGTTTGGCTTCTCTGTGGAGAGTCTGGCTTTGTCTGTCAACCAGCTTTCCACTCCCAAAGTTGCACGGTCTCCTGTAAGCAGTTTACTCTGCATTTACATTTTAGAATGTCAGTGCAAAGTAAAGAGTGGACCATCTGGATATTTAAAATTCTATGGGCGATCAGAGCAGTGTCTGATGATTTCTTTATCCCATGCACATTCATTAGACTCATGCCCATTTTATTTTAAGGCTTTACGTGTCGCCAAACAAGCTTGCGAGTGCAGAGCAGAAGCCGGATTCTCCTCTAAAATGGTGCAGACAAGTATTGGATCACCACAGCCCTGAGACAGAAGCCGCCTGCAGAACACTGATTGGAAAGCTCGACCAAGGTGGGTAAAGTGATATATAACTTTCTTTTTTCCCATTGCAGCCCTGATGTGTAGCCAAGGTGCAGGATTAGTGATGCCGTTTCAGATGCTAAGCTGAGGTTACATTTTATATAGTCGTCCATGAAGACGTAATAATCTGGTGATCCTCAGTAAACATAAGGTGAACCAAGCCAACATTGCCCTAGAcgttaaagggattgttcacaaCTGGACAGCCCCAGCTTAATCACTTCCTGGGCCCGATGTAAAGTAAAAATAATGGATATTTGTGCCATTTCAGTGATCTCCGCTATTCCTGGAGGTTCATATGCTGTTGACCGCTGCAGCCTATCGGAGGCCGCTGGTCGGGTGCAGTCTGTTTTGTCGGAACAGACATCCGCTCTTTACGGACTACTGATGACCTGTTGGAAATAGTAACACCAACATTGCCGGAATGGCCCCGCTGCGGGAGGCCAGTATCCATTGTTATTTGTGAcctcgaaacagtgtctgcaaatcgcGATTTTGGTTTGACTTTTGCCATGTGGCAAGCCTTGTTATAgagtgctacttccaataggtggcgttagagtttaagtcctcttcctctctgaagaggtagtttgcatatttcatttcccagaggagcactgcatggcctacaagtctccttacactgacatGTCAGGAATGTCCCTCTCCACAAGGAGAGCCATTAGGTCACTGTACACACATGAACTACATCTATGTAAACCTTCTCTCTTTGCAGTACTATAAGGCAGCGGCAGGTAAGCCTTTTCCCATCCCTCGCATCCTACATTTTCCCGCAGCTGTCTATTCTGTATCGTGGCGTTGCATCTGTTCTCTCCTTTTATAATACTGTTATGCTTTCAATCTGTCATTGTAGCAAGTAGATGGAAAAGCCTTTACTGCAGCCCGCTGGCATCGCCGAGTGCATATAACGCCAACCATGAGACCAGCTGTTGTAGCAATACACTAAACTCACCGGGGTGCCTGAAATCCACTAACAAAGCACTACTAACCTGTGGCAGCTCAGGTACGGCATGCTGTGAATGGCACCTTTCCTAACATACACGGCCTCCTTGTTTGATGTGTGCACAGATCCGACGGCCATCATTAGACGAGTTCTCCTCTGTTAGGCTTCACACCGTACAATGTAGATGTGGAAATAACACTGGCAGCAAATGTAATAAAAGCAGGCAGCCGTGAGGTCTGTGCTTACGGGGCATGACCTCTGAGGTTCGGTCACATGCTGGTGGGCACCGAAACAAAGCCCACCACAGACGTATGGTAGACAATGCACTGCCCAGAGTTGGGCAGGGCGATCAGCCGGTGAGAATGGTCTCGTCCTGTATGTTATTACATTTGCTGCATCTTGGGTTGATTCCAGACATCTGTATGACAATGGTCCTAGTACAGCCCGTGACTTCAGGACTAACACTGGGTCTCCTGACCCAGAATTAAAGCCTAAATATGCTTATGAGGCTGTGGCGTTTGGACCAGGAAACCTGCTGTCAATCCTGAAGTTATGGTCCATGTTTGGACCGTGATATACAAGTCTCAATTTTGCTGCACAAAGCTGAAATGTACAGTAAAGAATACCTTTAGTTTCCCCCCCCCCTctcctttttattttttcccctctcCTTCCCCCCCCTTTTCCTCTCCCCCCCCCCTCCTTTTTTGTCCCCCTctccttgtttttttttcacttttgtgcaAAAAAAGTTTTTCCTTTTTTGCTCCGATATCAGTAGGCTTTTTGTACATATTCATATACTCGCTCTTCCATAAAATCTGTCGAGCGTAAATGGAGAAAGGAGATGCACTTTGTTTGTGATGATGCCTACTGTGGCCCGGTTGGGAAGGGGGGAGTCGAGGCTGATTGATCTGAGCCTGCAGTGACATTTGCATCACACAATGAAGCCCATAAGATGGAAAACTACACTTGCTAAAACCAGGCAAGggaaggaaaaattttttttacaaattggggtaaaaaaaatatgtaaaggcCAGGGATACATAAAGGCAGTCACGTGAACAAAATGCACCTGGACAGAACACTGCAGACCACCAGAGTGACAGAGGATTACAcaggtatatttttttttaatgcattctttgtcttgtagaaaaaaaaaaaaaaaaattttttatatatattcctgGAACAAAGGGAGCTTAACCTCAAACCTAATAAGGACGGACCCTTGAGCCAGGTTATGTAATTTTGGCTGATCCCGTAGGTGTCACTTGATTGCCCGGTGTGGAGACTTTGGCGTCATCCGGCAGGCACAACCCCCAGCTGCTCGGCACAGGGTGTGAGCTGTAGGTTGTCAGCAGCTGGAGTGCCCATGTGTGccgagctctgctgtactgtgtataTTCGGGTGTGGTTTATTGCAGTTATCGGATCTAGCGGGCACGTGTTTGTCATTGAGACTTTGATCCCTTCTGGTATCGCAGTAATGGTCACGAGTATATCGTCACCTATATGCCAGCCCTCCTCCGTACGAGCGTCCATCTCTTATGGTGGTCTCTGCCATGTCGGCTCTTACCAGATCCCCTTCCCCAGATTTATGTCCTGATTGTCTTTTTTTCCTCCAGGTTACATGAGCATCCATTCTGCCCTCAGCTCTCAGTCCTCTGTGGACAGTGAATTAAGCACATCCGATGACTCCATATCCATGGGATACAAGCTCCAAGATCTGACTGATGTCCAGGTGATGGCCAGACTTCAGGAGGAAAGTAAGTCCCACACGCAGTGTGTGGCCTTCAGGCCGCCATGACACATCTGTGCACATCGGTCAGCCTCGGGATTAATGTCATTGATTACCCAGAAGCTGAACACGAATCGCACTTTATTCTGTAACGATGCTCCGCTAACAATCCGATCACAGCAGGTAAGGCCATGTATCAGCTCGATATCATGGTAGGACCTGTATGGTGTGGTCTTCCCCCACCCTGTGGCTCTTCAGCTGTTGCGATGGTTGATGCACGATGGGAGTTGTTTTGTAATAGCTGAACTcccttttttttaatgcatttttgcttTTATTCAAACCTCGTTTTGCAGTGTCTGTCGGAGCTAGACTACAGAAGGATTTCCCCATGTAAACCTCCGATTTCTGCTCCTGCCCGGCCATACAGCAGCATCCATCACCCATAGGCCTCCATTGTCAGAGTTTACTGTGTGCCTCCTCATGCAGCAGCAGATAGCGCCGTGCCATACAGTAAGAAAGCTCTGCCGATGGCGGCCTAAAGGGACAATAATGTGTTTATGCTGATGTGCCCAGGGATGGTGCAGTTCCTCTCCGCTCTTCTCGCCGCCATCAGTTACTACTTGGTTACAGACCGTAGCTTTTCAGAACACTGTGGACAATTTCCGTTCTTGCATTTCCAttctcttcctagagccataactcttAATATTCTGCCTGCAgacatatgagagcttgttttttgcgggacgagttctgCTCTTGAATGACCCCTTTCATTTTGCCACATAGTGTACTCAAAATggaaaagtgtggtgaaattgtgaaTAAACAAAACACAATTGTGACATTGTTTTTACAGTGTACAGATTGTGGTAAAAAGAACCATGTGATATGTATACAGCGATGCCCTACTTCCTCACGATACCAAACCTgtccaagttgtttttttttttttttttttttttgtggtgaaaAAAGAAAACGTAAGTTTGCTGAAAACATTTTTCGGGGGGTTTtgccaccattttctgagaccagtaacatttttattttcccgcCAATAGAGCTATGTGATGGCTTAATTTTTGCAGGTTTTTATTATACCGTTTttggatagatgtgactttttgatcacttcttACAGCCttttttttgtggaattgcagcaaccaaaaaaacccttaggccatgttcacacaatgcgttttttaccgcggaaccgcagcgattttgccgctgcgggtccgcagctgttttccatgcagggtacagtacaatgtaaccctatggaaaacaggaaacgctgtgcacatgatgctgaatttcactaaaaaagccgcgctgaatagctgcggtaaaaaagaaggaccatgtcacttctttgtgcggaactgcagcggttctgcacccatagacctccattgtgaggtcaaacccgcagtaaaacccgcagatcaaaaatatatctgcgggttttattgcggttatgggtggagaaaccgctgcagcaggaagtgcggggaagcgggcggaagtacgtgggcggaagtgcgtgggcggagtgtgttccgaagagacatggaggcgtgtgtgtgtgtgtgtgtatgtccccatgcgacgctagtgccaccactgtgctaagtcgccgtatgggactactactcccatccggtattaggatgggagagttgtccctgtgtccggcgacttagcacaattgtaaagttacacaaaacacacacaatacacatacatgacacacagtacatacaacatataacacagagtatatactcaccaacagcacactggtaggcgaagccctcgatcccctagaaaaaatcccaaaataaaaaatcaaattcatactccctgtccgcagaatccataaaacgagtgtcccacgccgatcggctgctctccggcgatacactgccaggagcgaagctataTATATAGAGggtccccctatatatatatttttttaaatcattttaatagcattaataatggataggcgtcttattgacgcctctccattattaaccgggattaatgccaccttacaatagcaaaaatacatgcaactgaaatacgtggcacttaaatgcgtgatacgtggcacccctatatttaacatgggggcgcatggacatgcgttgcacttgcgttttgcgacgcatgcgtcactgcggcgcacgcgtccgggcacagaggacgcagcaagttgcatttttgctgcgtccaaaatcaaccaaaaaaaggacgcatgcggcgcaaaacgcaacattgtgcatgcgttttgctgcgtttttgtttgcgttgtgcgttgcgtcgccgacgctgcggcgcacaacgcaaatgtgaacgtagccttaaatacgtggcacttaaatagctggatagagctggatccgcgggctgtgatctggcctacgctcagcactctgcggagcgctgtcattcaaaacacgtccactcattttggtgtttagtcccaaaatggaggatggaagaagaaaagggttggacaaggaaatgacatcatttcttttttttttttttttccccactgcagttaaagctttatttgtgtcaaacacagacaatctgcagagaaaactgcataaaaaaccgcatcaaaaaacgcaccaaaaaccgcacctgcgttttctgccaagagctgcggtttttagtgcagaaaaacagcagggaaatcaggaatgtgtgaacatggccttataattTTGgagttctttaatttttttttcccccccttttaCAGTGTTTACCGATCAGGCTAATTGTTGTATTTTTAGCAGACTTTTCTAAACACGGCGataccatttatttattttatatatctttattttcaatggggtgaaAAGGCTGGTGACCTGAGAAGGTTTTTCTCTTGAATTTTTTTGTTCTGGCTTTTCACTCTTGGTTTCTTTAGGGGCCTTGAAGATGCAATTGTCTGATGTGAATAATTGCAGGTGGAGCATCACTCCATCCGCCATTATTAGCCACAGGTGCTGTCATACACAGCCATCACCTGCTCCATACTCCCGCTTCCGACATGCGCTGTACCTGTACGGCAGATGTCCTAAAGGGCCCATCCCAACAGGGTGCCCCTCAATTAGAAAGGGCTGGTCCAATCAACTAGTCAGGGGATCATAAAGTGATCGTACTTTGTCTGAATCTGCAGCAACACAACTGCCTGTATAATA is a window of Ranitomeya variabilis isolate aRanVar5 chromosome 2, aRanVar5.hap1, whole genome shotgun sequence DNA encoding:
- the LOC143805776 gene encoding SLAIN motif-containing protein-like isoform X3, yielding MVVPESSPGIQHDRMRSDTMMEGEGKADASSDLKEVRKLHELVRRLEIQNQQLRVKKTLQSTSHDPGVDPHLSALHCSGVMNSMNIQPEMGDLQIIPNLHSKLEQIHSEKENIPRLRADSQYDKVCSDSKPTAKEGNHCDADDSSYISLDVSGRTEESVGKMSGRSSSGDLVAFLDETALDEVEVLELGSSSEDDEDCWLYVSPNKLASAEQKPDSPLKWCRQVLDHHSPETEAACRTLIGKLDQGYMSIHSALSSQSSVDSELSTSDDSISMGYKLQDLTDVQVMARLQEESLRQDYASSSASVSRRSSSASLNSLRRGTFSDQEFDTYSLEDDDDCDCSLSYRSAHRYSPSPLSSPRCQSPSATGDGSRSAVSRIRPPRRSMQNQAPERMKYPSYEDDLRHSMPNLAKTSLRSLEAVRSSRSLESDLQGPSSRLTRIQPSTGSVAQNKMRYSSGSSHPAGVRPPMKTGLSTSSLMNSRQPMKSSGYNGSGGIRKMSSPGLAPVIPGASRSSNLPPSVKHSGVKSQSTSGNTAPKSKMAQPSRRSLNSRTNPLDDGDSWKEGCY
- the LOC143805776 gene encoding SLAIN motif-containing protein-like isoform X1, yielding MVVPESSPGIQHDRMRSDTMMEGEGKADASSDLKEVRKLHELVRRLEIQNQQLRVKKTLQSTSHDPGVDPHLSALHCSGVMNSMNIQPEMGDLQIIPNLHSKLEQIHSEKENIPRLRADSQYDKVCSDSKPTAKEGNHCDADDSSYISLDVSGRTEESVGKMSGRSSSGDLVAFLDETALDEVEVLELGSSSEDDEDCWLYVSPNKLASAEQKPDSPLKWCRQVLDHHSPETEAACRTLIGKLDQASRWKSLYCSPLASPSAYNANHETSCCSNTLNSPGCLKSTNKALLTCGSSGYMSIHSALSSQSSVDSELSTSDDSISMGYKLQDLTDVQVMARLQEESLRQDYASSSASVSRRSSSASLNSLRRGTFSDQEFDTYSLEDDDDCDCSLSYRSAHRYSPSPLSSPRCQSPSATGDGSRSAVSRIRPPRRSMQNQAPERMKYPSYEDDLRHSMPNLAKTSLRSLEAVRSSRSLESDLQGPSSRLTRIQPSTGSVAQNKMRYSSGSSHPAGVRPPMKTGLSTSSLMNSRQPMKSSGYNGSGGIRKMSSPGLAPVIPGASRSSNLPPSVKHSGVKSQSTSGNTAPKSKMAQPSRRSLNSRTNPLDDGDSWKEGCY
- the LOC143805776 gene encoding SLAIN motif-containing protein-like isoform X2, translating into MVVPESSPGIQHDRMRSDTMMEGEGKADASSDLKEVRKLHELVRRLEIQNQQLRVKKTLQSTSHDPGVDPHLSALHCSGVMNSMNIQPEMGDLQIIPNLHSKLEQIHSEKENIPRLRADSQYDKVCSDSKPTAKEGNHCDADDSSYISLDVSGRTEESVGKMSGRSSSGDLVAFLDETALDEVEVLELGSSSEDDEDCWLYVSPNKLASAEQKPDSPLKWCRQVLDHHSPETEAACRTLIGKLDQASRWKSLYCSPLASPSAYNANHETSCCSNTLNSPGCLKSTNKALLTCGSSGYMSIHSALSSQSSVDSELSTSDDSISMGYKLQDLTDVQVMARLQEESLRQDYASSSASVSRRSSSASLNSLRRGTFSDQEFDTYSLEDDDDCDCSLSYRSAHRYSPSPLSSPRCQSPSATGDGSRSAVSRIRPPRRSMQNQAPERMKYPSYEDDLRHSMPNLAKTSLRSLEAVRSSRSLESDLQGPSSRLTRIQPSTGSVAQNKMRYSSGSSHPAGVRPPMKTGLSTSSLMNSRQPMKSSGYNGSGGIRKMSSPGLAPVIPGASRSSNLPPSVKHSGVKSQSTSGNTAPKSKMAQPSRRTNPLDDGDSWKEGCY